One Euwallacea fornicatus isolate EFF26 chromosome 36, ASM4011564v1, whole genome shotgun sequence genomic window, aatattataataaattttcattaaaaaatttctgcCAAATTTCACGCTCAGAGattaaactatttaatttaatatctttgTTATCTAAAAGACACAATTACTCTACCTTTAGTCTTTTACTGAATTCTTCTTGCTGCCGCTCTTTCCATTCTTTTTTCGGTTTCGATCGTTTCAGTTGGCCATCCCTGTAAAAAATAACccttaaaaaactaaaactataCTCCAACAGAGCTAAATTTTTCCCTTGTAAGGGAGGTTCACGACATATTTTTCCATCCCCTTACCAAACGAGATCGACCAATCCCCCCTGTTTCGCGATGGCGCTTTTCACCCTATTGGCGAAATCAATGGAACTCTCGTGTTCTTTCTGGTGCATTGGAGGCATGTACCATACGTCACAGACTATCGCCCAACTGGTCATCATCATGTACAAATATTGCAGCATTGAATATTTGTTCGAATTCCAGAAAGCGTCCccaaatctttaaaaatgagTGAGttctcaataaaataattaaaaaagttatataaaATCTCAAAGAATTACTCTTAAAAACTATTAgtgaatttatgaaaattttgatgttgcctatttaaataatcattaTCTCAGTggtatgaaataaatattttttcctactGTGAGCCTCACCCTAATGTGGCGAACCTTCAAACATTGTTGTCAGGGAGTTACCAGGGACGTCACATGAATGATGCACGAacagattttaattattctatGTAAATTATCCTTCGAATAAAGTCGCCAGAACACTGAATACATATCGACATACAAGAAATCAGGTTGTGTTCCaaactatttgtttttaaactgttGTTTTAGGTAAAGTGTAAGGTAAAAATGAActgttttaaacaattaaaacagatgttttgattaaaataaaaaactatctGTTTTTTTCTAACACTACAAATAATTATACAATTCTCACCTCGGGTCGTACTTAATAGCTACTGGATAGATTACACTCCCCACCTCAAAACTGCCCTTCTTAAATTGCATAACAGACGTGTTGTTGATGCAGGTGCCTTCTGGGAAAATGAGGATGGGCGGATTTTTCGGATCGGATGTGTGCTGGATTAATCTAtcctcaaaaataattaatcagaCAATAACAACTCACGGGTGACATTTTTACCTTTGCAGGACGAATTTCTTATCTCTAGCTTCAGATCTTTCGAACCAGATATGTGGAGATGCTCTGGCTAGGGCTCTTTGAAGAAGCCCTAGGAAGCCGCCGTGTCTTTGTCCGATCTAGAAATTATAAGGTGTGTGAATAATTAGTCGCAACTAGTAAAATTGTGGGGACGAGAAAATTACtcattaagtaaaaaaagacTACgctcattattattttattgaaatgacACTTGAAGAATCTTGATATTGCAACGTTTCGGGAGTTTAGTTTATatcctcattttttttttcaattttttctcaatttactTTGGTTAATAACCATtaactatattaaatttttaaagatctGAACGCTTGGAGATAGTGAAACCACTTGAATAAGTACTTTAGCACGATTCTCGTGAAGTGTGATACTTGACAAGAGTTAATTAAAAGGTAATGAATGCAAGATGATTAAAGGGCCACTTAAAGTCATAATCTATGTGTTCGATCtcaaatgaaaatgtgcattCACCAAATTGACACCATTATCAATCTATAAAAGAGCAATGTGGTCAAGCTTCagtgaattaaattttgtgcCAATTAAGTCAAAATTGAGAGTGACAATCGCTTTTGCATAAGTAGGATATCTAgagacatatttttaaatatacgaaaattgcaatatttccaaatttacattttttttttaatggaatactAGAATTCCGGTGACAAAGATGTGAAAAAAATCTGGCCAAAACGTCCAGAGTTCATTGGAAACTAATTGGAAATGTTCCCGTATTTAAAGAGTCAATTTAATTGCAGACTTACAAAACTCGATGACCTTCACAGTGGCGTTAAGCTAATCACTAAGATGAGGTACTTTTTAGACATAATTATCCAACAATGAGTACTATATCAAGgggcatatttttaaaaatagggAAATTAcgatatttcgaaatttccattttctttttaaatttagtattaaAATTCCAGCAGCAAACATTGTGAAGAAACAAGTGTAGTtcaaataaatcttaaaaatttagtgAATTAACAATTATCTAAGAGAACATAACACAACGATTAAcgtagaaataaaaaaaacatgaacgcctaaaaacatttttttgaatataatttgttttgataaGAAAGTACATCTAGAGTTAAAAGTCTGAAATACTTCGAAAATTTATAGCCTTATATAAATACACCGAGCCTGATAAAAACGGCCGTTTCAATATTGTTCTGGAGATTACTTTTTGCCATTCCTGGTATAAAAATTCGAATAGCCATTTTTCATCGGATTcggtatatttatttataataatccccaaatttgattaaattaggtcaaacagttgttgaaataataacgagatttcagaattttttgataCTGATATTCGAAGTCCACCTCAAAATAGCGCCGCGTGCAAACTAAATCTGATTGTTTGCACGACAAAAAACGAGTTGTTTAATTACGTACTAAGCAATAAATAATCTGCCACTGATgacctttcaaattatttcgCATTAGTTCCTTTATTTATTCACCTTCACATATTGAAATTaccgaaaactcaccaacgaATAACAACCATCACACATTAGCACGAGCACATCAATGGGGGATGTATGATTGGCCACACAAATTCCACCCTCCTTCGGCTTGTTCTCCAAATTATGATATGTGATCACACTTGATATGGCCCGAGACAGAATCCCGAAGCACATTATCGACACATATTTGTTGACTAAACGTCTCAGATCTCTCTGCGGTATGTAACCCACTAGGGCCGTGCAAATAGTCAGCCAAAGTACCTGCAGATTTGcagtaaaatatttgtaaGGAAAACTTGATGGAGGTCGGTTTTTACCCCGCAAAAACAGATGATAACTCTTAGAGGAAATAAGAAGAAATAGCGCACAAAAAAACCGCACATCCAAATAAAAGTTAACTTCCATGATATGAACTCATATCCCCTATTGGTCCTTATCAGTAGgttccaattttttaattcttcagcTTCGAATCTAGAGGTGACTTGGTCCTCAATAATGGCCTCCATTCCGGCTTTGGTATAGTCCAGAATGGTGTTAAGTTCGAAATTTAGTATTTGATCCTAAAATGaccctaaaatatttcaaaaaacaaaatttgagagTTCTTACATTATTGGCCTTTAAGCTCTCTTCCAGAGCACTCTCGTGCACCACTGGAACGTTTACAGCTTCCGGCAGCAGAATGTGTCTCTCCTCTCGACTGcaataaaattgatgatgAAGGAAAATACATCAGCAAATTACATCGAACTGACCTAATAAGATTATTCCCTCCATTAGCCACATGGCCATTGCACATTGGCTTTGGTTGGAGCTTTTTAGGGGTTTCATGAGGGACTTCCGGAGGTTCGCTGTAGCCCTCATCCTCCAAATTAGATTCTATTTTGTGTTTTCGCTTCTCGTTTTGGGCCGTTTCAATGTCTTTTCTTCCATactaaattaagtaaattatgCGTTAACTTTCTATTATTGACGTGAGTCATGGTTGCTTCTATGAATACATTGCCGCTATTCAATCATTCTCTCAGTAATAAAAGCCACGAGGGGATCCTTTTgattataatttcttttaaatatcgCTTAGcggataaaggaaaaatgaagaaagaCGGGTCAACTCAATGTCCATCGTCCAGGgagatgaaataaaaaaaaaaactatatattgCCGTTAGATACCAATAATTGgtcaataaaactaaaatatggATGATTTATCAGCTCATAACATGAATTAGATTAAATTATGTTCGGCAATAAAACGGGATTAGAATGATAACAAGGGCTAAAACTgaggttttaatttattaatcttGGACACCTTATGGTTAATGTCATCCTACTTTAAAGGTTATTCGAGGACAAAGTCGAAActtgtaaaaacaaattaatttatgctTCTATCTATAGGTATGGCAGAATTCGGTGACGGTCAGTTTCCAAAACTGGCAGATAATAACTTGTACGTGTAAACTTGACAATAAAAAACGCATGTTCACAGAACAATAAACAGAAATTTAACATGTTAAACATATTATAAGCCATTTTTGTCTATAGTAGtcagattttgttttaatccaGGCATAAAGTCCCCTTTACATGTTGCAATTAAGCCAATCGTGCATGTTTCAATGAGCTTCAATAGAAGCTGCATTAATCATTTTCTCATCTCAATTGCGTACCACAATATCACTGAGATTGAGTCTGCGGTTAAAAACtacataacaattttaacattcTATGACCCGTGACTAATAAAGTTCTTTAGACAAATGATGATAAATGTGATCCAAATTTGAATAGCAATCAGCGACTGATAAACGCACTTCTAAGTCTaattaaattctaattatCGCGACTTGAAAAAACTACAAGTACGCCAAAACtgtataaatttgtataacaaTCTATGTCGCAATAATTCAAAGTAACTGTTACTTTAAAACTGGTAGTGAAAATCGCTGTTCTGCGAAAAAATAGCTGAAAATCAGTAAAATATCGAGGGGTCTATGTTCGAAAATAAGGAACTCACACATTTTGGAAgccaaacatacatatttcaatAGACCCTAATAGAAGCTATATTAAATCATCTTTTCATCTCAAATGCGTCTTACTACATCAGTGAATTTACTACTTGTTTCATATGGTCCAAACAATTTAACAGTGGTTGCCAAGATGGCCATCATGACATTATTTTGGCTCTACCAACAGTTAATTGCTAATTATTTATCAAGCTGTAAGTTGAAATGTTATTGTCCACCTTTGCAAAAGTACCAAACACCATTCAATATTATCCAATCGCTGTTAAGGTAGCTGTTCCTCGTGAAATGAGGATAATCACAATATCAATCTGGACGTCAgtgaatcatttttaaaaattggacGTTGTCCACTGTCGTCgaattattttacaaattttcacaaaCACGTACATTCTACCGCTTCTGATTGCAAGGTGGCTCTTAAAGGTCTCCGATGGTTTAAGAGCTGATTCTCTGGGttgttttaagaaaaaaatattatataaacgTATGTCTCAAAATGAGTAAACTAACGTTTTTAAATGTCCCCATAGAAACTAATCCAAAGGATTCAGTTCTGAGTATCTGGGTGGCCTCGAATGGTTTTGGTCTACGGTTTATCAACCTATCCAGTGACCTGCATATTTACAATGCAAATATTCCCCAGCTGTGAGACTGAACTGTGCTggaatttgatattattttcagCGTATATTTCCAAAGGGGCATAATTGTTTTCTTCTCAAAACCGacttattttataaaaaaaaacaagagacatttttggtatattttgaatcggttatttaaaaaaacgtaaacAATTTCGAAAACACCAGTGACGTACCCCCTATTCCCTTACAAGAATTAACATGGTAACCCCTACATACGTCTATGGTTacagtatttattttttaaaaggaaatgtACTATTTGGACTACTATGTAGGTATCACGagattcaataaaatattttgtgccattttgaaaatatgaaaaaaaaattctagtttttaacaacaatttgaagaaacaactcctccaccctgtatacttccAGGTAAGCTTCAGACTTGCGAAACCTTGAGTATGACAAGATCAACCAGAGGGATGACTTAGTGAACAATGCGGAGggtttatacagggcgtccaaTTAACGATCTCTCGAACTTCTATGAGtttgtgatttcataaaaaaatcagttataGGAATTTATGAGGCTAAcgaagataaatttttaaattaatgataaCCTATAGGGTGTCCTAAAGAAGTGGGATGTCATAAACtgtcatttatttaaataggaCCATTGGCATTTTTTTCGCGTGATAAAATACTCTCTTGATCATGtgttagtttttatttatttttttaccgtGGGATACAGTGAGTCGAAACTAagacgttttaaaagaaattttagacatttgcaaTACCccataaaaacattaatatcgCAGTTTGCTTAAGTGCGATTTTGATAATTGTTGGATAGATTCTCGTATAAGAGCACCTTAACAAGCATGAATATTCATTGAaccaaaaatacatacagggtgttcacaataacaactttaattttcttaatttttccaaatagaaTGGTGTGCCTTATGACGTAGAACGAAATTAAGTCATGAATGCAGGTTTtcccgaaataattaataatttcattaacattttatacgaaaaagtagaaaatttcattttctttcactTTACGGAATAAAAAACATCGTCTTATTTGaaaccatttgaaattttgaagttaaaatGGTGAAAACtaaagttgttattgtgaccaatttgtttttgtttttgactaAATGAATATTTGTGCCTAAGGTGATCTTACATTAGAATCCatcctaaaattatcaaaatttcatttaagctAACTGCAatgttaatgtttttataaagGACCGCAAAaggttaaaatttcttttaaaacattatcGTTTTGAGTCACTATATCCCAGGGtttaaaaaatctaggaactaATAGAAGATCAAAAGAGAATTCtatcacataaaaaaatacaaacccCTTTTAAAACAATGAAACTATATGACAAGATTTGCGAAACACCCTGCAAAGTTGTCactatttttacaatttaccTTCGTTAGCCTCATATATATTTCcacaattgatttttttatgaaaccaTAAGTAAATTCATAAGAGTCTCACGGACTGTTAAATGGACATGTTATATAGTGGCTCAAGCAGACGTGATGGTTGATCTACCATAATTGATCAATGGGTGAGTCGCGTTCATatcatttaaatatcaaacatCATTTGTCTGGTTGGATGCTAACAGAAGGCAATGAAATGCTGTCATCTTTATCTGCCATGTACATgtgtatatttaataatgatgattttatgttaaaatttccCAGATTAAAAACCCACAAATAATGTCAAATCattgataaaaattgcaagccaagaatttatataattttagtgTAAATTGGCACCaatttaacagaaaatgaTCACCTTCAAAAAGGCAAATCTAAgctacaaataattttttgagttgtcatattatacagggttaccaTGCAAAGTTTCCATGACTCACTGAGCAACAATTGTTGAGAGGTATGGACTTCaagtacattaaaatattatatgaCACTTTCCATTCTCTATAACCAGTATGTAATAAAGTTCTTTGAAGAACTGGTGATAAACGTGATTCAGATTTAAATAGCAAACTTTGGAGATTACTTTAAGTATATTAGGCCAAAATTGGATAAACTTTTGCATAGATAAAAATAGCAGAACCTTTTAAGTACACCATAAACAGATTTGTTCTTCTAAGATAGAGTAAGACTAGACAATGTGCCTTGATATAAACAACTTCTGACAGTTTTTAAGTTCAACAGGGCAAATTATGATAATTCAACGCATTGTTTTGGATTTCTTGTTGTGAAAAACTTCACTTTGCACATCAAAAATAAGTAACACATTTATAGGTAATGAAAGCAGTTCAAAGTTCAAAAATCACAGCTTGGTACGATTGCCGCCGAAATCAAAGTCCAATTTGGCATAATTTTTCAGTGCACTCAAGGAGAGCCTGATTGCCTTGTGATGGGTTTCATTATTGGTCATGTAACTGAGTCCTGATTGAAATTAGGCATTAaggaaattatgtaaaattccAGGCAAAGTCTGCCTGGGCTTAGTTAGGTAAAtctgaaacaaataaatggCAAAGACAGACAGACAATAGCCCCACGTAACTGTGTgagaattttcttaatatttatacAGTAAATATTACgaaaagcaaatattattttaaaaataactagagaaaaatgcaaagaagGCTAAATGACAAGAACTGCTTTTTGTAAGCAAATATAGAGCCTCAATCCAGAATAAACTAACAACAAATCAAGCCAAAAATAAAGAGATATatacgtatatatatataaataaatttgcaattcaaaACACCACTTTGCCTCAATGTTTTCAGATTAAAAACCTCAGTTcatattaaagtaaaatttaggCCTGTAAAGAAGCAAAACTCCCTCGTGTCATATCtcgatatatatataattttaaacctTGCTTTTGATGAGGACACTTACAGGCCTTAATGTAAAGTAATGTTACATGAAGAATTAGCCACACCTTACAGGAATTTACTCTTTCTCAACAGCGACTTACCTCAAAAATCATCAATAGCACTTTTACATAGAGCCGTCTCACTCCCAAAGACCTTCCTATTGAAGCCAAAAACATAATGCTTACAAGCAGCATCATAAATGGAACTAAAATGACTGAGGCTAGTAAATTTAACAGCCCCAACACCAATACAGCCATTTGGAAAGGTTTTAACTGCTATTTTTGGCGTGAATAGAGGGgtttaaaatgttgattttgaTCAAACTATGTTCCCGTCGGCTTCATCAAGTTCCCTCTCAAAACCTCGAGTAGCAAGTATTTCAATAGTTAACTCCACGACAGTACCCGCGATAGTAATCACTCAAACAATACAATTTTTAGATATTCATAGTATAGGAAGcgtcaaatgaaaaaatttggcGTATTGATGACCTATTGATGACGTATGCGGTGACATCATATATTAGTGAGGTGACTTTTTGCAGCGCCATCTACAAGTTTACGTTCAGTTAGAATACAAAAGGTAGAATGAACTGAATAGAGATTTAtacaataattgatttttttcaaatattttaattcattttcaacaaaaaaaagctgTGATATTTAATCTGttgaaagaaaaagttttgaaaacgGAGTATAAAAGATTTGACTTAAGTAAAGAATGTcgacaattaaaaattaaattattcatgaACAATTGAAACTCAGTCAGATGATTCTGACATAAACGTCAATACCGTTTCATGCCAACTTCTCTCTATACTCCTATTTCATTGCAATCAAATCTCCcagtttttccttaaaatttgcCCAAAACATATAACCActtattttcatcaaaaactagggaaaagtttaataaaactaTCTGCATTGTTCCCTTTAAGTTcgcaaaaagaaaaacatttatcatgggtataaaaaaataaattttcttcacatttcactaaaaaagtacatttcaGGAGAAATAGAACAATTACGCGCTTGGAGAGAAAACAACGAGAGAAAAAGCAGAGAAATCTTGGATATATGGTTCAACGGTCTCTggctaaaaattaacaatctAGGAAATGAAAGTAACACCtcgaaaattcattaaaaaaatacacctGTTATCTCCTctattttacagaatttttgaTACTTGAACAAGTTTGCATCGCTGCCTTAGATTGTCATGTTATAAAAGTGGCTGAAAAATGCATTAGCAGCTTATTAGAGGAATTCCCAAGCAGCCTCAGAGTTAGAAAACTCCAGGCAATGTGCTTTGAAGCTAAAGAGGATTTTGAGACTGCAAGTGACCTCTTAGACACCATCATTAGTAAAGATGAGACTAATAGCACTGCCAGGAAACGTAAAGTTGCAGTTTTAAAGGCTCAAGGAAAAACTGTAGAGGCAATTAAAGAGTTGActgattatttgaaaatgtaacCCTACAATAGctaaaatagtaattattaaattaatataataatttcagaTTTATGGCCGATTTTGAAGCATGGCAAGAGTTGTCTGAATTGTACATCTCAGAGCAGGACTTTAATAAAGCGGCATTCTGTGTAGAAGAACTTATTTTGCACAATCCTCATAACCATCTACTGCACCAACGATATGCAGACATAAAGTATACTCAAGGAGGTGTCGAAAACTTAGAAATTGCAAGGTCATATTATTCTTATGCCTTGAAGATTAATCCCAAAAATATGAGAGCTCTTTATGGGCTATATTTGGTTTCCTCGGCTTTGTCCGTATCATCCAAATGTTCAGCTCAAAAGAAAAGAGAGGCAGTTAAATTGGTGGACTGGagtataaaagaaataaaaactaaatatgcTGAGGCTGATGTAGTCGTCACAGCTCTAGCTGCTCTTGAAATATAATGTTCCTCTTATTGTATTTTATGGAGTATTGTTGGATTTAATGTTGtgttttttagtaaatagGTTGTATTACAAAGCAAGAAAACTgtataaaatacataaataaaaaatgtacatctgtttatatggaaattttgagGATGTGTGCTAATAACCCTAATCAATGTTACCTAAAAAAGTATCTAAACAcatttctgttaaaaaatactaagGCCAGAAAACTTCATCAccattgttaaaaatataattaaaatccaATAACTTGAACAATAATGCGTAAAACTATATCCTCCAACTGGTAATCTTatgttaattaattgaatttttaaatttttctatgaaTATAAAAGTACTTTCCCAACTTCCAAAGATCATTAAATGGACATGAAAGGCATAACTATTATATCCATCATTAGCCTGCTCTTTTGTAGTAAATgttgtttgttattttatttttttaagaaaaattataggTGAATCAGTCTTATTCAGGGACCTACAATAAACCGTATTGACATCAGGCTTGAGTGTGCAGAGACTGAGTATGCAACTGCTGATAGGACTATTTtagacttaaaaaatatatatttttcagatgTCAAAGCTTTAATGAAGCATCTGCCATTCGAAACACACCAGGAAAAATGTGTAGTTTTCTGTGTGCATAGAAAATTAGATTTGGTAagtcttatatttttttcattcttacAAGTTATATCAACATTATTTATAAgatgaatgaaaattgttcaattatggagaaatttgaaaatgaatggATCGAGAAAGTAAAAGTTAATAATGCAAGATTGTATGagaatttgttaaaagtaCAGAAAACTTGCTACAAATATAAATGATTAGTAAAAGAAATAGACTTgtttttgcatttcatttcCAGTTGAACCTAATATGTTCATTTGCTTAATTGAAAAGAACAAAAAGGTGCAGGATAACTAAATTTCATTCAATctgctttaatttttgttattgcaGACCGGACTACATAAGCTTTCCTCTTAAAAAGTCCCTGCATACATATATTTCTCATATGATTACAAGCAGATATTTAATCCTTTTCTCCAAGATATTTTACACaccaaattatatttttacaataaataaaattgcacaAATATATACTTACCTTTATTCATCCATATTTAATATtctttttacataaataatataacaatcataatgctttttaaaatatttacaactgGAGTAAATTTCAAACGGAATAGGAACACCGCCATTTTGCTCGTAGAACATAAATGACATGTAATTAGCAGATTTCTTCTTGCAGTGCTTAGGATGTTAAACTAGAGAGAGAAAGACATATACTCGTTTGACTGCGCTAAATGCGGGGTAGTCTCAACGTTTGACTACGAAACTGTCACAGAGAGTACGACTTCTATATTGATGTTTTTCCATCTATTACTCCCAACCTGACTAATTTCAAAACGCAAAAtttcaacacataaaaaaatagttaaaaaaaatttcttataaatcCTCAAAACTAACATTTCCGTCAGCATCTTCAGCCTCCATGCTTAAGTCATCGTCTGAATTAACAATGTTCGTATCCTCTTCCATTTTCTCCTCTTTAAAGCGTTTTTCAGTCATATTTTTCGctaaattaataacatattcAATGGTATATTTGTTGTAATCACACCTAAAATCAACTAGATACGGGACTTTagaaacaaattgaataaCTTACAGCTTTGAAATTTGCTCGTATCTTCTGATCAGACTTTTCTCTAATGCCAATAGCGCAGGCATATTCGTTTGACCGCTGATTTTCGGCCCGTGAACAGTCAGTGTGTGCTTCATCCAGtacaaataaaattccaaatgcCTGGAAGTATCTAACGCACT contains:
- the Gpat4 gene encoding glycerol-3-phosphate acyltransferase 4, translating into MAVLVLGLLNLLASVILVPFMMLLVSIMFLASIGRSLGVRRLYVKVLLMIFEYGRKDIETAQNEKRKHKIESNLEDEGYSEPPEVPHETPKKLQPKPMCNGHVANGGNNLISREERHILLPEAVNVPVVHESALEESLKANNDQILNFELNTILDYTKAGMEAIIEDQVTSRFEAEELKNWNLLIRTNRGYEFISWKLTFIWMCGFFVRYFFLFPLRVIICFCGVLWLTICTALVGYIPQRDLRRLVNKYVSIMCFGILSRAISSVITYHNLENKPKEGGICVANHTSPIDVLVLMCDGCYSLIGQRHGGFLGLLQRALARASPHIWFERSEARDKKFVLQRLIQHTSDPKNPPILIFPEGTCINNTSVMQFKKGSFEVGSVIYPVAIKYDPRFGDAFWNSNKYSMLQYLYMMMTSWAIVCDVWYMPPMHQKEHESSIDFANRVKSAIAKQGGLVDLVWDGQLKRSKPKKEWKERQQEEFSKRLKVE
- the LOC136348964 gene encoding ER membrane protein complex subunit 2-like; this translates as MGEIEQLRAWRENNERKSREILDIWFNGLWLKINNLGNEKFLILEQVCIAALDCHVIKVAEKCISSLLEEFPSSLRVRKLQAMCFEAKEDFETASDLLDTIISKDETNSTARKRKVAVLKAQGKTVEAIKELTDYLKIFMADFEAWQELSELYISEQDFNKAAFCVEELILHNPHNHLLHQRYADIKYTQGGVENLEIARSYYSYALKINPKNMRALYGLYLVSSALSVSSKCSAQKKREAVKLVDWSIKEIKTKYAEADVVVTALAALEI